TGGCGGCCGCGACGGTCTCTTCGTCGATCGTCTCCGTCCGCTTGCGGGTCAGCGGGCCGGTGTTCTCGATCGATTGCCCTCCCTTGCCGTCGGCCTTGCACTTGAGCACGCCGCGCGGGCCGTAGGCCTCGCGGAAGGTCCGCCCGTCGGGGAGCTTCATGTCGCCGGGATAGTCACGGTGCTCCGGCTCCTCCTCGGCGTTGAGGTGGTAGAGGTTGCCGAAGAACTCGTCGAAGCCGTGCATCGTCGGCAGATGCTCGTCGCGGTCGCCCTGGTGGTTCTTGCCGAACTGCCCGGTGGCGTAGCCGAGGCTCTTGAGGACGGTGGCGATCGTGACGTCGGTCTTCTGCCAGCCTTCCTTCGCGCCCGGGAGGCCGACCTTCGTCATCCCGGTGCGGACCGGGCAGTTGCCTCCGAGGAACGCGGCCCGGCCGGCCGTGCAACTCTGCTGGCCGTAGTAGTCGGTGAACGACACCCCCTCGCGGGCGATCCGGTCGATGTTCGGCGTCCGGTAGCCCATCATCCCACGGTTGGTGTGGCTGACGTTCCAGGTGCCGATGTCATCGCCCCAAATGACGAGGATGTTGGGCTTTCGCGCGGGGGCGCTGCCCGTCTGGGCGGCGGCCGTGGTGGCCAGGAGGGCGGCACAGACTCCCAACAGGGCGACACGGACGGACATCGCTGACTCCGCAAGCAGGGAACGGAAGGGCCCGGGACTGGCGGAAAACGAACACTGCCGCGGGGTTGCGGCCGTCGTCCGCGCTCCGGCGGCGCGCGCACCCGACACCACGTCGGATGAGCCCGGGACCGCAGCGCGGCCGGACCATCACGAAGGTACCATACCGATGGGTCACCCACCCCCGCCGCAGTCTCACCGATGCCGGAACCGTCACCCCTCGTTCCCAGTGCGGCACGGTTCGTGAACGCCGTCCGTGCCCGGATCGCCACCGTCGTCGTCGGCCAGGACGACGTCGTGGAGCGGCTCCTGATCGCCCTGTTCACCGGCGGCCACCTCCTCCTCGAGGGTGTCCCGGGGCTGGCCAAGACGCTGCTGGTCAGTGCCCTGGCCCGGTCGGTCGACCTCGGCTTCCAGCGCGTGCAGTTCACCGTCGACCTGCTCCCCGGCGACATCACCGGGTCGGAGGTGCTCGATCCGCGGAGCGGCGAATTCCGCGTCGTCCGCGGACCGGTGTTCACCAACCTGCTCCTCGCCGACGAGATCAACCGCGCCGCCCCGAAGGTGCAAAGTGCCTTGCTCGAGGCGATGCAGGAGCGGAAGGTGACGATCGGCCAGGAGACCCACGCGCTTCCGGCGCCGTTCCTCGTCATCGCCACGCAGAACCCGATCGAGCAGGGGGGCACGTTCGAACTGCCCGAGGCCCAGCTCGACCGATTCATGCTCTGCCACCGCCTCTCCTACCCGACGCCCGACGAGGAGCGCGAGGTCCTGAGGCGGAACGCCCGGCTCGGGGTGCGCCGCCTCGAGCGCGGGGCGGTCGTGGCCAGCGAGTTCGACGCCCTCGCCGGCGAGCCGGCCGGGACGATCGACGACCTCGTCGTCGCGATGGAGGCGGTCCAGCAGATTCACGTCAGCGAGGCGTTCACCGACCACTGCGTCGAGCTCGTCGGCCGGACGCGGGCCCACCCGGCGCTCGACCTCGGCGCCAGCCCACGGGCCGGGATCGCGCTGGTCAAGGCCGCCCGTGCGCGGGCCTTGATCCACGGCCGCGGCTACGTCGTCCCCGAGGATCTGTTCGCGCTGGTCCACGACGTCCTCCTCCACCGGATCCGGCTCTCGTATGAATCGCTGGCCGAGGGGGTGACCAAGGAACGGGTGCTCCGCGAGGTGCTGCGCCCTGCGGCGGTGGCCGCCGCAGGGGCGGCGGAGTGAGTCGCGGGGGGGCCGTGGCGATGGACCAGTTGCTCCCCCCTGCTCCGCTCCTCGACGCCGCCCGGTTCGAGCTCGCGATCCGGCGCCTCGCCGACTCGCTCGGCCATGGCACCGACCGGTCGATGTTCCGCGGCGCGGGGCAGGAATACGAGCAGTCGCGCCCGTACCAGGCGGGCGACGCGGTCAAGGCGATCGACTGGCGGATCACGGCGCGCACCGGCCGGCTGCACGTCAAGGAATACGAGGCGTTGCGCCGGGTGCCGGGATGGCTGCTGGTCGACACCTCGGCATCGATGACCGTCGGCAGCCGCCGGCCGACGAAGTACGAGGCCGCCGTCTGCACCGCCGGCGGCTTGGCCCTGGCGTGCCTGGGGCGGATGCGCCCGGTGGGCTGCATCGGCGTCGGCGGCCGGAGCCTCGTCGTCCGGCCGACATTGTCACGTCTGGCCACGCTCGGCTGGCTCCACCGGCTGCGCCGCTACCGGCTCGACGAGCCGACCGACTTCGCCGCCTCCGCACGGCTCCTCGAGCCGCTCCTCGCCGAGCGCTCGCTGGTGATCGTCCTCTCCGACCTCCACGATCCGACCGCGGCGGCACGGCTCGCGCGGATCGCCCAGGAGCACGACGTCTGCCTGCTCGTGTTCCGCGACCCGGCCGAGCGCGGGCTCGGCGCCGGCATCCTCCGGGCACGCGAGGCGGAGACCGGCCGCGCCCTGACGACGACCGGGCGATTCCCGTCGCGGCGGGCCGAGGAGCGGCTCGCGGCCCTGCGCGGCGCCGGCATCGACGGCCTGGTGCTCGACACCGACCGGCCGAGCACGGCGCGGTTGCGGCTGTTTTTCTCGCGCCGCCGGCCCCTGGCGGGGAGGCGGCCATGACCCCGCCGATTCCCGCGCTCGAGGGCACCGTCGGCCGGCCGATCCGCCCCGAGCCGCTGGTGCTCCCGGGCACGCGACTCGAACCGCGCGCCGATCCGGAGCACACCGCGGCGCTGGCGGTGCGGATCGTCGAGGCTGCGCCCCACGGCGCCCTGACACGCTACGAGATCGAGATCACCGGCCTCGAGCCGGGCACCCACGATCTCCGCGACCATCTGGTGCGTTCCGACGGCACGCCGACGAGCGACCTGCCGCCACTGCCGGTCACGGTCACGGGCGTCCTCGCGCCGGGACTGCCGCGCGTCGCCGTGCCGGGCGCCGTGCCTGTCCGCGGCCTCGGGGGCTATACGGCAGGCGCGACGGCCGCGGTCGCCGCCTGGCTGGCAGGCCTGGCGCTGCTCGTCTGGCTGCTGCGCCGCCAGCGCCGCGCGGAGCGCGGGAGCGCCGCGGCGCCGGCGGCCGATCGCCTCGCCGGACTCGTCACCGCGGCGCGATCGCGCGACCTCACGGCCGCCGAACGGGCCGAGGCGGAGCGGCTGGTGTACGACGCCTGGCGGCGCTACCTCGGCCTCCTCGACGCCGACCCGCGCGACCTCGTCGCGGCACTGCGCCGCGACGCCGGCGCCGCGCGGGCGATCGACCGGCTCGCGGCCTGGCTCCATGCCCCCGGCGCCGGCACGCCCGACGACGTCGCGGCGCTGGTCGGCGAGCTCGTGCCGGTGGCGGCGAAGGGGGACGGATGAGCTTCACCCACCCCATGGTCCTCGGCTTGTTGGTCGTGCCCGCCCTGCTGGTATGGCGGATCTGGCGGCGTGGCGCCGGCCGGCTCGTGCTTCCGCTCGACTTCGCGCCGCAGCGCGGCGGACGGGTCCTCCGGCTGTTCGTGGACTCCGCCGAGACGCTCCTGCCGGCGCTGGCGGCCGTCGCGATCGTGATCGCCGCCGGCCCGACGCGCACCGGGCAGCCGCGCACGCGCCGCGTGCTGACCAACATCGAGTTCTGCGTCGATGTGTCGGGGAGCATGACGGCCCGGTTCGGCGACGGCACCTGCTACGACGCGGCGATGGAGGCGATCGAGGGATTCCTCGGCGCGCGCGAGGGCGACGCCTTCGGCCTGACCTTCTTCGGCTCGTCGGTGCTCCACTGGGCGCCGTTGACGACCGACACC
The sequence above is a segment of the Planctomycetota bacterium genome. Coding sequences within it:
- a CDS encoding MoxR family ATPase; the protein is MPEPSPLVPSAARFVNAVRARIATVVVGQDDVVERLLIALFTGGHLLLEGVPGLAKTLLVSALARSVDLGFQRVQFTVDLLPGDITGSEVLDPRSGEFRVVRGPVFTNLLLADEINRAAPKVQSALLEAMQERKVTIGQETHALPAPFLVIATQNPIEQGGTFELPEAQLDRFMLCHRLSYPTPDEEREVLRRNARLGVRRLERGAVVASEFDALAGEPAGTIDDLVVAMEAVQQIHVSEAFTDHCVELVGRTRAHPALDLGASPRAGIALVKAARARALIHGRGYVVPEDLFALVHDVLLHRIRLSYESLAEGVTKERVLREVLRPAAVAAAGAAE
- a CDS encoding DUF58 domain-containing protein: MDQLLPPAPLLDAARFELAIRRLADSLGHGTDRSMFRGAGQEYEQSRPYQAGDAVKAIDWRITARTGRLHVKEYEALRRVPGWLLVDTSASMTVGSRRPTKYEAAVCTAGGLALACLGRMRPVGCIGVGGRSLVVRPTLSRLATLGWLHRLRRYRLDEPTDFAASARLLEPLLAERSLVIVLSDLHDPTAAARLARIAQEHDVCLLVFRDPAERGLGAGILRAREAETGRALTTTGRFPSRRAEERLAALRGAGIDGLVLDTDRPSTARLRLFFSRRRPLAGRRP